A part of Liolophura sinensis isolate JHLJ2023 chromosome 1, CUHK_Ljap_v2, whole genome shotgun sequence genomic DNA contains:
- the LOC135461725 gene encoding beta-1,3-galactosyltransferase 5-like: MKDDRTRSFLHLGLGVLCKKRTILFILFCALVIYVTAVSYYLSRKISMASSETIVVIHESYQYMTSATEKSTVNSAVVNQNLFMFPINPLYACAPDGQEVRIIVTVCSAAWNFEARQALRSTWFSRRTIQPLNASVVFVLGAVNSSQIQAKILRESRIHHDIIQSDFMDSYRNLSLKTTAMLKWVKKFCPGVQYVLKTDDDTLTNLEKLVAVLDKIHIPRIILGHVIVGAVPYRDNISKWLVTQEEYSETYYPKFCSGSGYVLSRDLIDDLYTATLYTKMFFLEDVFVTGICAQHIRATHLHSVGFKYEKKSITIDCQLAEVVTAHYISPRDLYAYWHALQNLKGQTCADFASVLYIYLPTGIILYVTIVCSICKQAFIWAKKKIGQRLHV; the protein is encoded by the coding sequence ttttcttcatctGGGGCTCGGAGTTTTGTGTAAGAAGCGAACTATCCTGTTCATCTTGTTCTGTGCGCTCGTTATTTACGTCACTGCTGTCTCATATTACCTGTCACGAAAAATCTCAATGGCAAGCAGTGAAACAATTGTCGTCATTCATGAGTCATATCAATACATGACAAGCGCCACTGAGAAGTCCACAGTTAACAGTGCTGTTGTCAACCAAAATCTCTTCATGTTTCCCATCAATCCTTTGTACGCCTGCGCACCAGATGGCCAGGAAGTGAGAATTATCGTAACCGTGTGTAGCGCTGCGTGGAATTTTGAGGCCAGACAGGCTCTGAGGAGTACCTGGTTTTCGCGTCGAACAATTCAACCACTGAACGCCTCGGTTGTTTTTGTTCTGGGCGCAGTGAACTCTTCGCAGATACAAGCTAAGATACTTCGAGAAAGTCGGATACATCACGATATTATCCAATCAGATTTTATGGACAGCTACCGGAATCTATCTCTGAAGACGACTGCCATGTTAAAATGGGTGAAGAAGTTTTGCCCCGGCGTCCAGTACGTTCTTAAAACAGACGACGATACCCTGACCAATCTGGAAAAGTTAGTCGCTGTGTTGGACAAAATACATATTCCACGAATCATCCTCGGGCATGTCATCGTTGGAGCAGTTCCATATAGGGATAATATCTCGAAATGGCTCGTAACTCAGGAGGAGTATTCTGAAACGTATTATCCTAAATTTTGTTCAGGATCTGGATACGTTTTATCACGTGATCTCATTGACGACCTATACACAGCAACATTGTAtaccaaaatgttttttctggAAGATGTGTTTGTAACGGGAATATGTGCTCAACACATCCGAGCAACTCATCTTCATTCGGTTGGgttcaaatatgaaaaaaaaagtataaccaTCGATTGTCAACTAGCTGAAGTCGTCACCGCACATTACATATCCCCAAGAGACTTATACGCCTATTGGCATGCCTTACAAAACCTGAAAGGGCAAACGTGTGCGGACTTTGCATCTGTACTCTACATTTATCTACCTACCGGAATCATATTATATGTGACCATTGTTTGCTCGATATGTAAACAAGCTTTTATATGGGCTAAAAAGAAAATCGGGCAAcgtttacatgtgtaa